From the genome of Actinacidiphila yeochonensis CN732, one region includes:
- a CDS encoding enoyl-CoA hydratase/isomerase family protein encodes MSVNARVGGAGVAVLELDRPRALNALDLPMVTAVRDALRAWHDDDSVRAVVVRSTSPKAFCAGGDIRAVREAGVLGDDAAVRAYFTAEYGLNLAISDFPKPCTALVDGYAMGGGLGVSVHGSALVATERATLAMPETAIGFFPDIGASWFLPRLPGAVGWYLGLTGARLSGAAAVECGLATHFVPAADLAALEEALTGADGVRPQAVLDRFARPAPPSELAGHREAIARCFTAPDLAGVFHRLAEERADRAWAEETLDALRRASPMSLVATFDVLSSGAAAPSLRDCLATELELACRTAREPDFHEGVRAALVDRDRAPVWTSSLPFPV; translated from the coding sequence GTGAGCGTCAACGCACGGGTCGGCGGCGCGGGGGTCGCGGTGCTGGAACTGGACCGGCCGCGCGCCCTGAACGCGCTCGACCTCCCCATGGTCACGGCGGTACGGGACGCGCTGCGCGCCTGGCACGACGACGACTCCGTGCGGGCCGTGGTGGTCCGCAGCACCTCCCCGAAGGCGTTCTGCGCCGGCGGTGACATCCGCGCCGTGCGTGAGGCCGGGGTGCTCGGCGACGACGCCGCCGTACGCGCCTACTTCACCGCCGAGTACGGCCTGAACCTGGCGATCTCCGACTTCCCCAAGCCCTGCACGGCGCTCGTCGACGGCTACGCCATGGGCGGCGGCCTCGGCGTGTCGGTGCACGGCTCGGCTCTGGTGGCCACCGAACGGGCCACGCTCGCCATGCCCGAGACCGCCATCGGCTTCTTCCCCGACATCGGCGCCAGCTGGTTCCTGCCGAGGCTGCCGGGCGCGGTCGGCTGGTACCTGGGCCTGACCGGGGCAAGGCTGTCCGGTGCCGCCGCCGTGGAGTGCGGTCTGGCCACCCACTTCGTACCCGCCGCCGATCTGGCCGCCCTGGAGGAGGCGCTGACCGGAGCCGACGGCGTGCGGCCGCAGGCGGTGCTGGACCGCTTCGCCCGCCCCGCGCCCCCGTCGGAGCTCGCCGGCCACCGGGAGGCGATCGCCCGCTGCTTCACCGCACCCGACCTCGCGGGGGTCTTCCACCGGCTCGCCGAGGAGCGCGCCGACCGGGCCTGGGCCGAGGAGACGCTCGACGCGCTGCGCCGGGCCAGTCCCATGAGCCTTGTGGCGACCTTCGACGTGCTGTCCTCCGGCGCGGCCGCGCCGTCCCTCCGGGACTGCCTGGCCACGGAGCTGGAGCTGGCCTGCCGCACCGCCCGTGAGCCGGACTTCCACGAGGGCGTCCGCGCGGCACTCGTCGACCGCGACCGCGCCCCCGTCTGGACCAGCAGCCTGCCGTTCCCGGTCTGA
- a CDS encoding class I SAM-dependent methyltransferase, with protein sequence MPREWDAKTYDSLPLPHLGWGRRTLARLPLRGDERVLDAGCGTGRDTVGLLDRLPEGRVVALDGSVRMLDELRVRLAGRLDQVEVVHGDLTKVPLPFDGEVDAVFSVAAFHWIEDHAALFAALAGRMRPGAPLISDCGGRGNIAAVKAAVAEVAGRGGEGDESASDSWEFAGVEDTRERLAAAGFTDIEVSLRPDPAVLQPGEQLEAFLATVVLGAHLDAMPEGEREGFVKAVAARLAEPVVDYVRLEISAVRGG encoded by the coding sequence ATGCCCAGGGAATGGGACGCCAAGACCTACGACTCACTGCCGCTGCCGCATCTGGGATGGGGCCGCCGCACGCTCGCCCGGCTCCCGCTGCGCGGTGACGAGCGGGTGCTCGACGCCGGATGCGGCACCGGGCGGGACACCGTCGGCCTGCTCGACCGGCTGCCGGAGGGCCGGGTGGTGGCCCTGGACGGTTCTGTCCGCATGCTGGATGAGCTGCGCGTGCGACTGGCCGGCCGGCTGGACCAGGTGGAGGTCGTGCACGGGGACCTGACGAAGGTGCCGCTGCCCTTCGACGGCGAGGTCGACGCCGTCTTCAGCGTCGCCGCCTTCCACTGGATCGAGGACCACGCCGCGCTCTTCGCCGCCCTGGCCGGCCGTATGCGCCCCGGCGCCCCGCTGATCTCCGACTGCGGCGGGCGCGGCAACATCGCCGCCGTGAAGGCCGCCGTCGCCGAGGTCGCCGGCCGCGGTGGGGAAGGCGACGAATCCGCCTCCGACAGCTGGGAGTTCGCGGGCGTCGAGGACACCCGTGAGCGGCTGGCCGCGGCCGGCTTCACGGACATCGAGGTCTCGCTGCGCCCCGACCCGGCCGTCCTCCAGCCCGGCGAGCAACTGGAGGCGTTCCTCGCCACGGTGGTCCTCGGCGCCCACCTGGACGCCATGCCCGAGGGCGAGCGCGAAGGGTTCGTCAAGGCCGTCGCCGCCCGGCTCGCCGAGCCGGTGGTGGACTACGTCCGGCTGGAGATCTCGGCGGTACGCGGCGGCTGA
- a CDS encoding glycine hydroxymethyltransferase, producing MAESSAVPSSAGAAQTAFRSALDVVREVEPRVADAIAAEVADQREMLKLIASENYASPAVLLSMGNWFSDKYAEGTVGRRFYAGCRNVDTVESLAAEHARSVFGAAHAYAQPHSGIDANLVAFWAVLSQRVESPALAKAGVRQVNDLSEQDWAQLRADFGNQRMLGMSLDAGGHLTHGFRPNISGKMFDQRSYGTDPETGLLDYDAVRATAREFRPLIIVAGYSAYPRLVNFRLMREIADEVGATLMVDMAHFAGLVAGKVLTGDFDPVPHAQIVTTTTHKSLRGPRGGMVLCDDSLAEHVDRGCPMVLGGPLPHVMAAKAVALAEASRPEFRTYAQSVVDNARALAEGLLGRGAKLVTGGTDNHLVLIDTSTYGLTGRQAEAALLDAGIVTNRNSVPQDPNGAWYTTGIRIGTPALTTRGLGTGEMDEIAGLIDTVLSGTTPAAAAKGGTSKANYVLDEKVADQVSRRAADLLAGFPLYPGIDLS from the coding sequence ATGGCCGAGAGTTCCGCCGTACCCTCCTCCGCCGGCGCCGCGCAGACCGCCTTCCGCAGCGCCCTGGACGTCGTCCGGGAGGTCGAGCCCCGGGTGGCGGACGCCATCGCCGCCGAGGTCGCCGACCAGCGCGAGATGCTGAAGCTCATCGCCAGCGAGAACTACGCCTCCCCCGCCGTGCTGCTGTCCATGGGCAACTGGTTCAGCGACAAGTACGCCGAAGGCACCGTCGGCCGCCGTTTCTACGCCGGCTGCCGCAACGTGGACACCGTCGAGTCGCTGGCGGCCGAGCACGCCCGCTCGGTCTTCGGCGCCGCGCACGCCTACGCGCAGCCGCACTCGGGCATCGACGCCAACCTCGTCGCGTTCTGGGCGGTGCTCTCCCAGCGGGTGGAGTCCCCGGCGCTGGCGAAGGCGGGCGTCCGGCAGGTCAACGACCTCTCCGAGCAGGACTGGGCGCAGCTGCGCGCCGACTTCGGCAACCAGCGGATGCTCGGCATGTCCCTGGACGCGGGCGGCCACCTCACCCACGGCTTCCGGCCGAACATCTCGGGCAAGATGTTCGACCAGCGCAGCTACGGCACCGACCCGGAGACCGGGCTGCTCGACTACGACGCGGTGCGCGCCACCGCCCGCGAGTTCCGGCCGCTGATCATCGTCGCCGGCTACTCGGCCTACCCCCGGCTGGTCAACTTCCGCCTCATGCGGGAGATCGCGGACGAGGTCGGCGCCACGCTGATGGTCGACATGGCGCACTTCGCCGGCCTGGTCGCGGGCAAGGTGCTCACCGGCGACTTCGACCCGGTACCGCACGCCCAGATCGTCACCACGACCACCCACAAGTCGCTGCGCGGCCCGCGCGGCGGCATGGTGCTGTGCGACGACTCGCTGGCCGAGCACGTGGACCGCGGCTGCCCGATGGTCCTGGGCGGCCCGCTGCCGCACGTGATGGCGGCCAAGGCGGTGGCGCTGGCCGAGGCGTCCCGCCCGGAGTTCCGCACCTACGCGCAGTCGGTGGTGGACAACGCGCGGGCGCTGGCGGAGGGCCTGCTCGGCCGCGGCGCGAAGCTGGTGACCGGCGGCACCGACAACCACCTGGTGCTGATCGACACCTCCACCTACGGGCTGACCGGCCGGCAGGCGGAGGCCGCGCTGCTGGACGCGGGCATCGTGACCAACCGCAACTCGGTGCCGCAGGACCCGAACGGCGCCTGGTACACCACCGGCATCCGGATCGGCACGCCGGCGCTGACCACCCGCGGCCTCGGCACCGGCGAGATGGACGAGATCGCCGGCCTGATCGACACGGTGCTCTCCGGCACGACCCCGGCCGCCGCGGCCAAGGGCGGCACGTCGAAGGCCAACTACGTCCTGGACGAGAAGGTGGCCGACCAGGTGTCGCGGCGCGCCGCCGACCTGCTCGCGGGCTTCCCGCTCTACCCGGGGATCGACCTGTCCTGA